aagataaaacttaaaatagctATTTTCTTACTGATTGTTGTAAGACGGGTGCAGAATGCTGCGCGTGCACAGAATGAACTTGATGGTTATATAGTGCTGTGTCAGTGCGGTAGGCGGCTAGACGCGGGTTGTTTGTGTAATACATGCTAACCATTGGATTCTTCGTTAGTTGATGGATTTCACGGTCCAGTAGctgaaaatagtaataaatagtatGAACTGATATATCtgcaagataaatattacacactgtatacttataaaaaattttacttatataactaatataatataatcatacttataataaaatatcagtaaaTTTTCACTTCTTAACtacattaaaactttttcaaataCCTTGTTCATGATCCTAGCTAGTTTAACGGGATCGTCCTTATAAAATGATAAGAGAGTAATTGCCAGTTCGCCACGTTGTCTTCGTGTTCCCTCGCAAAGCAATGGATGGTCGGCTTCTGACACATTCGCTTTCAGACCTAAAGCTGCTACGGCTGATTCGAAACCTAACATCTCGTCCGATGGTGATCTTGcctgataaaaaaaatagagcGGGAGATTAGCATTACAAGTGTCAagcttaaaattagtttaataaacGATTTTTCCTTTAGTATAAGATAACATATCAAGCAAGATCTTTTCACTCACGGCGCTCGTGTTTACAATATGTGactaatatatgaataaagacagcaataacaatacaaagttgatatttgttaatacacgccgataatttaatattgaaggaCGTGTTTTCACGAGTGAACAGACTTATACATGTAATatgcaaaataacaaaaacaaatgtaaacatACTGGGTGTTTATTCTCTTTATCTGTGGCCGATAGAACGAGGACGTCGAACAAGAAGCTCGCCAATGCAATGGGAAGTAAGGCTGGGCCACGATTTCTGAAAAGAGAAGACAGTTATGCATCATGGGTAAAAGTACAATTACAACATTTGTAAGAAATTACCTGAGAGTTCCATCTCGTAGCTGTTCCGCTTTTTCTCTAGCCAACAGTAGCTGTTCTACTCCAGTTGGGAGTTTTTTCAATAACGCAACGAGTTCCGTCTCCTGATTATTAAGCTTTACTTCTAGTGCTTTCGTACTAGCAGGCGGTCGAGCCATTTCCAGGGCGTATAGTCCAACTCGGAAAGCCAATTCATGATGTTCATTAAACTCTGCTAACACCTGGTATATAATGTTTGCtattgtcaaaatataaacataactttTTACGGGATGGATATGAGATCTGTTTAATGTATACGTTGACGACGTTTACCATGATTAAAGTTAGAAAAGTCTATGAAATatctttaagattatttttcttcaaaattgGAAAGTGCAATTTGCAATTCTTTTTGCTTATAAGAAagtactattataaaaatatttaagcaagtTTTTAACATGACATATATTTACTTGCAAATAAAGTGGAATGGAAACCCCATTCATATTGTGGCATTGTTCTTTATATCTTATGTTAAAGAACAGTCTCATTTTAATagataaggcatattattcaaaacattcattcattcatttataaatgacaaaaaagtgtaaaaaatattatatgttttattagtaATGAGCATACATTTGGAATCgcttatttatagtaaaatgtatattccgaaccgttgtattttactatttaactaaAAGTCTCACTGACCGTGCAAAGAAAGGCGCACTTGGCGAGCGTGGCGGAGGCGAGACACGAGAGGCGATGGCTGGCGGCGCAGAGGCGCGGCGAGGGCGCGTGCcggcgccgcgcgcgccgcgcctCGGCCGCCGCGCTCAGCACCGAGCCCACGCTGGCGCCCACGTTGGCGGCCGCGGCCGAGCTTACCGAGCGAGACACTGTTTTGTGGTTATTTTTAGTCTGTCCTCAGTACTATCGAATTTTATACCTACTGATTTCAGATATAAGCTGGCTTTTGatacttaaaatgaaaaaattacacGCGGTCACTAACAGCCGATACGGTTCTTCGTCTAGAAACTCCTAGtcttacagaatatataatattctaataataggCCTATAGCTGAAAAAAGACCACAACTGCGGCCTCAATATTAATATACCGAGCACAACATTTTACCGAAGGGTCATATAGCAATGTAACAGCAAGATCATATTCGCTCGAGTTTTTTTACCATTTGTATCGTAGCTACTTATAGCAAGAGAATTTGATTTGCAGTTACTTTATCTATAGTTtaagagtatatttttttatttggtttattttctattttatttatctctgtTAGCAAAACTCACCGAGAGCGGGTGGGCTCGCGAGTAGTTCGGCAGCCAGGCAAGCACCGAGCGCGCAGGCTTCCCGTGCGTGTCCGTGTGCGTGCAGCCCCTCGGCGCGCGCAAACGACACCTCCCAGCCACAGCCCCAGTTCGCGAACGAGCTCGAGCCTCCGCCATTACGGCTACCGCTTGAATTCTGTTGTAAAAGGAACTCAATTTTATaccagaataataaatattaatgaattcttACTTATTCTCAATCGAATATAGATTgaagttttactttttatggACGATGCACTTGACTTTGATGAGCCCAAAATTCGACAGAATAACTTACGTGAGTTTGATTGGAGTCGATAGCGACTCGTCTCGCAGCTGTCGCGTCGTAGTAGTAGAGGTTGCAGTCGTCGTCGGACACAGAGTCGTCGTGCGACACGCGCCTCACGGCGTCGTCCGACGACGCGCCGGCGGAGCTCGACTCCTGCGAGTCCGTATCTCCGCCGCTCTGTTGCAGTATTTCCTCTTCGTTCTCGCAGAAGCCTAGTGTGAAGGTAATACGATTTCATAacgtttataatgaatatatgacTAAACAAAAGTAcacttatcaatttaatttctctttaacaatttatatttgtagctTACAATAAGACACCTATTTGATATcggttttaatttattgataaaatacgaCATTGAAATTTGTGTAAGAAGCAAAGAGatactaaagtaaaaaaaaaaaacaagtttactGTTACCTTCAGATGACACGCTGGAATGATTTCCGTCACTTGGGCCAGAATCACGTACTAATACATCGCTCGGCCCTTCACCCGAACCGCGAGCCTGAGATAAAAAGTCATCCccctttattatatatagatatcttataaatatatttttattacacaattataacttttatacctGACTGGAAGGTCCGGGGATGGCCATATCGACTGCTACACGATTGTTTCTATGAAGTAATTTGCGATGTCCAATATGCGAGGGATCCGGATTTGTGAGACGATAACTCAGAGACATCTCATTATTCAACACTGCTTTGGAAGAGTTAACCTGAAATGAATTTACTTATCAGATATAAAAAAGAATCAATCcctatatattttgaattaaattaaaaaaaaatcacaaacctGATGAACGCTATCGTTCTTATCCGTGTGTCGGAAAATAGTGAATGGACTGTGGTAGAGCGGATTGAGATCTTTAGTATAAGTGACGCCGGGTATCTGATAGTCGTCCCACTCGAGGAAACAGGCTTCCATAGCGGGATGGAATCCGGGAAACACTTCGCTCTCACTGATGCCGTTGATGTAGGGCGGGTGCGAGTGCGCGCGCGAGTGCCGCGGGTGCGACGACGACGTGTTTATGTGGTTGTTCCGGTTCTTAGCCACCTGTGTGCGTGCGCACGGGAgcattttcctttttataatcatttttaaggacctatttttatattgtaataattctaatttataattgaatatacgaGTGATATTAAAGCTTAAGCCATATAACGGAGCAATATAGCGAAAACTTTAACaacataagaattttatttgtattatgtgttattgaaaaaaaattaaatcatttttatatagataagttTTTCGTTTAATTTGCATACAGTAAATTATACTTTCTACCTTCTCTAGAACTTTCGTATGCCACTGGGCAAACTGTTCGTGCAGTGTGTCTCGTTCGTGAGGCGCCAGGCCCGGGTTCAGAGCAGCTAGTCGCCAGAGTATAACCACCTAGGAAAGTATTCAACATTGATTAGAAGAAGTGTTGAATATCAAACAAGTTATGagtaattgtatataaacaacTACTCTCAtagattcattaatttttaacgaaTTAGATGATTGTTTTTTGTAGAGTACTTGCAATTCTTCTAGTaggcaattaaataatatgtttataattacatattataaacatattaatctaCTTAATCTAATACTCATAAAATAACACAGAGCTACGCATACTTTTTGTGATTTAGAAATAAATCACTGCTTATCaagatttaaacatttatagattcatatttttagctgTATTGATTACAAATATCACATCCATAATTAAAGGaaaagacgatttttttttttaaatgtcacacaattgttttttttagaaataaaggtCCAAGTCAATAAATAACACTGACCTTTAATTGAGATGACATTGAGAGTTActagtaaataacaaaaaaaaaaacactccgaaaagtattaaattatacattttgtaacTTGTTAGACATCACAATATTcattatgacaaatattttctGAAGTTTTCTCTTACGTATAAGCTTCTTAAGAGAAAACTATAAAACTGAATAATCAATCACCCGTGCATAAGATACGAAAGACCATCCATCGAagaatttctttaattatactgtaaaattacttaaaagttggtgtaaataaaaaatataacaagtattataaattctttatacTTCTATTTTGTTGGTTTAATTTAACGGTACCATTGTTTTATGACGTTTTTTCATGTAGTTGTATTTCATGTAATTTGTATATGATCAATTCATGCATGTCCTTAGATATCGAGATGTAAATAATGtgctaataaaaatttaacaatgatAGTTACGggtattctaatattataagatggtaaaggtatattattcctgagtgcaATGTGATACAGTACACGTACGTACCCGTACGTACACGTACCCGTGCGAAGACGGGGGCGGGTCGCTAATAGGAAATATAACTATGGTGTTAGCGATTCAAAggttaatatgttatgttatttatccGACGCATgtttacgtaattaaaaatgattagtaGTATTGGAAATatagacttaaaaaatattgtaacaatattacaattgataataattcaaatctATATTTTCGGCTACCATCATAGTCCTCGAGATAcaccatattaataataatttatcgaaaactcCCCTAATTatctgataaataaattaaacacttatGTACATAGTACAATGTTATATATTGGcatgttttatagttttaaatgtaattgatttttttttaattattgagaaAATTATCGGTACACGCGGTACGtcaataattctataaaatatatccaccatataataaatatatacaaaaatatatcacacaGAACTCGTAgacatatgaaaataaaagtcTATTCGTAGAGCACTCACAAAGTACATATTTACCAGGAATGCATCGATACGCCTTTTTGCCGATACGATACCGATACCGATACCGATACActtatcgaatttaaataaaggtaaaataaCTGTAAGTAGACATGTtgattgattgtttttattaaaaaaatatattaaaataaaacgttacagACTTGGAATGTGAATATTGGTAATTAAGCTCAGTAATTAAGGTTCATTAATAAGAGTtagtaactaaaaaaaacattcatcaaatttttgtttaaaaaacaaagtattatctCGTTTGCAacgaaaattacaaaacaagagGCGCGTgtacattacttttttaaaacatgtaatttGAACAGTATCGTTGTATCGGCCAGAAAAATATCGCCGATACCGATATGTCGGAAAACCTGCTGTATCGCCGATATTAACACATCAGacctttagaaataaattataagattcatagcaattttttttttttatttatttgtattgtctatttttaattCCCATGGTGCACAAATCATCTAAAGGCATTAGTTTTGTAATGACACTGACCTCGTCGCAGAGCGAGGAGCAGGCGTGCTGCGCGGCAGAGTTGCCCGCGGCGCCGTGCTTGCCGCCGCCCCCCCACGCCACCAGAGCTGCCTTCGTACTGTACCACCAAACTAtaatctgaaaaatattttttttcattgaattattattctgctgtataagttaattttttattaaagtataaataaaaaaagtaaactattTCTGTGATAATTTTACCTGTTCACAAGCCATCACTTCCTCAGTTATAATTTCAAGCAAAGGTATGGCATTTCGATCACTTCGTTTAAACATTTCTCGTACAATAGACAACAAATTCCACATTCCCTCAGGTTCTCTCCCTCTGAGTGGCCGCAGTAGTGATGACCATTCAGCGGCAGCTGGAGGGGCACTAGTACTTAGGTAGTTCACATCGCTATAAGACAAGATAGGCAtgattaaaattctatttttaaaacattttctagtATATTTACTGAATTAAGATCCCTTTAGACACTGGGGCACAGTgccaaaaaaaatctaaaattgaaAGATTTACCTAAATACTATTGGAGCTGGAACACAGAACTTGactaatattttgttgatattattatgcAATGTTTTTTCGTCCAGAAACCAAGAAGTGAACTCATAAGCCGATGCGCCAGCAGTAGGATCTGGCGCTCCACAAGTTGTGTTTATCTGATTAGGTTGAGCTGACAATAATTCATCTAATATTCTTTGCGCCGTGGGCAAAACTTGACGTGGTAACTCTGATATAAGATATTGTGCAAATTTTTGTAGCTGATCTCTTCGTAATCTCTGTAGTGATTCTGACACTGGTGCTCTTAAGCAGACTTGTGTTggctaaataaaacaaattaagtgtcattaataaaaacaattattcataAAGTCATTTGGATAATTgaatcataataatacataacaagAGATGATTCATtgcagtataaaattaatacttttgatttcaaatgaatatttgaaaCTACAAcaata
This DNA window, taken from Vanessa tameamea isolate UH-Manoa-2023 chromosome 7, ilVanTame1 primary haplotype, whole genome shotgun sequence, encodes the following:
- the Dora gene encoding zinc finger SWIM domain-containing protein 8 homolog isoform X1 produces the protein MTRAQYNVAVTFDRQKISSCNCTCSSSAHWCSHIVAVCLYRIHLPTQVCLRAPVSESLQRLRRDQLQKFAQYLISELPRQVLPTAQRILDELLSAQPNQINTTCGAPDPTAGASAYEFTSWFLDEKTLHNNINKILVKFCVPAPIVFSDVNYLSTSAPPAAAEWSSLLRPLRGREPEGMWNLLSIVREMFKRSDRNAIPLLEIITEEVMACEQIIVWWYSTKAALVAWGGGGKHGAAGNSAAQHACSSLCDEVVILWRLAALNPGLAPHERDTLHEQFAQWHTKVLEKVAKNRNNHINTSSSHPRHSRAHSHPPYINGISESEVFPGFHPAMEACFLEWDDYQIPGVTYTKDLNPLYHSPFTIFRHTDKNDSVHQVNSSKAVLNNEMSLSYRLTNPDPSHIGHRKLLHRNNRVAVDMAIPGPSSQARGSGEGPSDVLVRDSGPSDGNHSSVSSEGFCENEEEILQQSGGDTDSQESSSAGASSDDAVRRVSHDDSVSDDDCNLYYYDATAARRVAIDSNQTHNSSGSRNGGGSSSFANWGCGWEVSFARAEGLHAHGHAREACALGACLAAELLASPPALVSRSVSSAAAANVGASVGSVLSAAAEARRARRRHAPSPRLCAASHRLSCLASATLAKCAFLCTVLAEFNEHHELAFRVGLYALEMARPPASTKALEVKLNNQETELVALLKKLPTGVEQLLLAREKAEQLRDGTLRNRGPALLPIALASFLFDVLVLSATDKENKHPARSPSDEMLGFESAVAALGLKANVSEADHPLLCEGTRRQRGELAITLLSFYKDDPVKLARIMNKLLDREIHQLTKNPMVSMYYTNNPRLAAYRTDTALYNHQVHSVHAQHSAPVLQQSASSACPLVRDMERLSVSEGGPSPPAAPHASHQAHAPPHQTLPRLKDSRYKGKRLYPSVPNQPSEASAHFMFELAKSVLFKAGGSSSTSLFTETSCAREHHGPHRGLHMAAFQLGLYALGLHNCVSANWLSRTYSSHVSWITGQAMDIGAPAILFLIDAWEGHLTPPEAAGIADKASSGCDVHLVRAAAELALSVLPHAHALNYNEIQRAVLQCKEQGDAMLERACLTVEAAAKGGGVYPEVLYTVARYWHELYMRQASEEGDCVLDEPAYRAPPPLAVPLPYPLPYPFAYHPYPPPIYQLQVTHPPQFGSTATAHPGAQFALQPYFVRGIVAQTHAHPQHASLPQHAALPQHVTHAQHTAHPPSLTVNVSENVVYQQHPAPIPVSMSAGHVQMPTPGVSTVGAVGAGVNAVGTVTTVSGVSAVSGVSGTIGTANGVGPPALPPAQLRRLLAAYRVGMLALETQARRVHDDRPQNKFGRNPPYGEHVKWLLRISKRLGAQYLHQFCVCAVNSVVSPFVLYELCVESAHWLARGGPHHLVMQHLRGTLAPLVHKCQQMYIQCIHQKLYHLTAVEYEEFVGIVLSARTAFQLTPEGNTQFKEWLSTLRRSKSCKKDLWTQLNVALQTNGK
- the Dora gene encoding zinc finger SWIM domain-containing protein 8 homolog isoform X2 — its product is MTRAQYNVAVTFDRQKISSCNCTCSSSAHWCSHIVAVCLYRIHLPTQVCLRAPVSESLQRLRRDQLQKFAQYLISELPRQVLPTAQRILDELLSAQPNQINTTCGAPDPTAGASAYEFTSWFLDEKTLHNNINKILVKFCVPAPIVFSDVNYLSTSAPPAAAEWSSLLRPLRGREPEGMWNLLSIVREMFKRSDRNAIPLLEIITEEVMACEQIIVWWYSTKAALVAWGGGGKHGAAGNSAAQHACSSLCDEVVILWRLAALNPGLAPHERDTLHEQFAQWHTKVLEKVAKNRNNHINTSSSHPRHSRAHSHPPYINGISESEVFPGFHPAMEACFLEWDDYQIPGVTYTKDLNPLYHSPFTIFRHTDKNDSVHQVNSSKAVLNNEMSLSYRLTNPDPSHIGHRKLLHRNNRVAVDMAIPGPSSQARGSGEGPSDVLVRDSGPSDGNHSSVSSEGFCENEEEILQQSGGDTDSQESSSAGASSDDAVRRVSHDDSVSDDDCNLYYYDATAARRVAIDSNQTHNSSGSRNGGGSSSFANWGCGWEVSFARAEGLHAHGHAREACALGACLAAELLASPPALVSRSVSSAAAANVGASVGSVLSAAAEARRARRRHAPSPRLCAASHRLSCLASATLAKCAFLCTVLAEFNEHHELAFRVGLYALEMARPPASTKALEVKLNNQETELVALLKKLPTGVEQLLLAREKAEQLRDGTLRNRGPALLPIALASFLFDVLVLSATDKENKHPARSPSDEMLGFESAVAALGLKANVSEADHPLLCEGTRRQRGELAITLLSFYKDDPVKLARIMNKLLDREIHQLTKNPMVSMYYTNNPRLAAYRTDTALYNHQVHSVHAQHSAPVLQQSASSACPLVRDMERLSVSEGGPSPPAAPHASHQAHAPPHQTLPRLKDSRYKGKRLYPSVPNQPSEASAHFMFELAKSVLFKAGGSSSTSLFTETSCAREHHGPHRGLHMAAFQLGLYALGLHNCVSANWLSRTYSSHVSWITGQAMDIGAPAILFLIDAWEGHLTPPEAAGIADKASSGCDVHLVRAAAELALSVLPHAHALNYNEIQRAVLQCKEQGDAMLERACLTVEAAAKGGGVYPEVLYTVARYWHELYMRQASEEGDCVLDEPAYRAPPPLAVPLPYPLPYPFAYHPYPPPIYQLQVTHPPQFGSTATAHPGAQFALQPYFVRGIVAQTHAHPQHASLPQHAALPQHVTHAQHTAHPPSLTVNENVVYQQHPAPIPVSMSAGHVQMPTPGVSTVGAVGAGVNAVGTVTTVSGVSAVSGVSGTIGTANGVGPPALPPAQLRRLLAAYRVGMLALETQARRVHDDRPQNKFGRNPPYGEHVKWLLRISKRLGAQYLHQFCVCAVNSVVSPFVLYELCVESAHWLARGGPHHLVMQHLRGTLAPLVHKCQQMYIQCIHQKLYHLTAVEYEEFVGIVLSARTAFQLTPEGNTQFKEWLSTLRRSKSCKKDLWTQLNVALQTNGK